A stretch of the Geovibrio thiophilus genome encodes the following:
- a CDS encoding cytidylyltransferase domain-containing protein → MRLGIIIQARMGSSRLPGKILRKLPENGGRTALEHVVRRCLMVKEAAEVIVATTTEEADLIVVNEAARLGVRSFRGSEDDVLERYYLAAKEAELDAVMRITSDCPCHDPEVLGDMVRKFTGSRADYVSNTVTRTYPHGLDAEVFTFAALERAYKETDNKQFREHVTPYLYRTGLFKTVQLIQEENTSGIRVTLDTPEDYALLTAVFEFLGDDFGLKELEELFEQKKWLSYITKPIVQKAVFADMAEEIEAAVRLLEKQDMHRAAAVLKREI, encoded by the coding sequence ATGCGTCTCGGGATAATAATTCAGGCACGCATGGGCTCCAGCAGGCTGCCCGGAAAGATTCTCAGAAAGCTCCCCGAAAACGGGGGCAGAACAGCTCTTGAGCATGTGGTGCGCCGCTGTCTTATGGTTAAGGAGGCGGCTGAGGTAATAGTCGCCACAACAACAGAGGAAGCAGATCTCATTGTGGTGAACGAGGCGGCGAGACTCGGCGTCCGTTCATTCAGAGGCAGTGAGGACGATGTTCTTGAGCGCTACTATCTGGCGGCTAAGGAAGCAGAGCTTGATGCGGTGATGCGCATAACCTCCGACTGCCCCTGCCATGACCCCGAGGTTTTGGGTGATATGGTGAGAAAATTCACGGGAAGCAGGGCGGATTATGTATCCAACACAGTCACCCGCACATACCCGCATGGTCTGGATGCTGAAGTGTTCACCTTCGCCGCTCTGGAAAGGGCATACAAAGAAACCGACAACAAACAGTTCAGGGAGCATGTCACTCCTTATCTTTATAGAACCGGTCTGTTTAAAACTGTTCAGCTTATTCAGGAGGAAAATACATCCGGCATAAGAGTCACTCTGGATACGCCGGAGGACTACGCCCTGCTCACGGCTGTTTTTGAGTTTCTCGGCGATGATTTCGGGCTGAAGGAGCTTGAAGAGCTTTTTGAACAGAAAAAATGGCTCTCGTATATAACGAAACCGATCGTGCAGAAGGCTGTCTTCGCAGACATGGCGGAAGAGATCGAAGCCGCTGTGAGGCTCCTTGAAAAGCAGGATATGCACAGGGCGGCTGCTGTGCTTAAAAGAGAGATTTAA
- a CDS encoding PseG/SpsG family protein — protein sequence MKVGIFTSAGKGIGYGHYGRCRALKEGFLEQGIDAALFIQGECERRIVGVDSVITDWISDINLCRGYDVCVLDSYLTAEEQLLKIAAFGSLCVFVDDYMRLDYPEGIVLNGSVYAEKLPYRGKPSQMLLAGSKYAMLRRPFWDFDDYAEERDGIFLSAGGSGAEEISAHICRMLLDNTDGDIFIISGHKPVDSARVHAFFGLSASDMADLMSKRFFAVSAAGQTSYELARTAVPSVLFGFAENQRVNLENWKKTGFSLSAGFYGAENFDNIMKQALTDIQDKDKNRSMSALGPLYVDGQGVRRAVSMITEVAE from the coding sequence ATGAAGGTCGGAATTTTTACTTCCGCCGGAAAAGGCATAGGTTACGGACACTACGGCAGATGCCGTGCCCTTAAGGAAGGCTTTCTTGAACAGGGCATTGATGCCGCTCTGTTTATTCAGGGAGAGTGCGAGCGGAGAATTGTTGGTGTGGATTCCGTAATAACCGACTGGATAAGCGACATAAACCTGTGCAGAGGTTATGATGTATGCGTATTGGATTCGTATCTCACTGCTGAGGAACAGCTTTTGAAGATCGCTGCCTTCGGTTCGCTCTGCGTATTTGTGGATGATTACATGAGGCTTGACTACCCCGAGGGGATAGTCCTGAACGGTTCGGTTTATGCCGAAAAGCTTCCCTACAGAGGCAAACCGTCGCAGATGCTTCTGGCGGGCAGCAAATATGCAATGCTCCGCAGACCATTCTGGGATTTTGACGACTACGCGGAGGAGAGGGACGGAATATTCCTCAGTGCCGGCGGATCCGGTGCGGAGGAAATTTCTGCGCATATATGCAGAATGCTTCTTGATAATACGGACGGGGACATATTTATTATAAGCGGGCATAAGCCGGTAGACTCAGCCCGTGTCCATGCGTTTTTCGGACTCAGCGCTTCTGATATGGCGGATCTGATGTCGAAGAGGTTTTTCGCTGTGTCCGCCGCAGGGCAGACCTCCTACGAGCTTGCGAGAACTGCGGTTCCTTCTGTGCTTTTCGGTTTTGCCGAAAACCAGAGAGTAAATCTGGAAAACTGGAAAAAAACAGGCTTTTCCCTGTCAGCGGGCTTTTACGGAGCTGAAAATTTTGATAATATTATGAAACAGGCACTCACCGATATACAAGACAAAGATAAAAACCGTTCCATGTCGGCTTTAGGTCCTCTTTATGTGGATGGGCAGGGAGTGCGCAGGGCGGTCAGTATGATTACGGAGGTGGCGGAGTGA
- the pseI gene encoding pseudaminic acid synthase, translated as MSKIINIGGHIISEKSPAFIMAELSCNHLQNYALAEKTIIAMKESGADAVKLQTYTPDTITLKCSDDIFRISHGTLWDSKTFYELYGEAYTPWEWQPKLKKLADDLGMVCFSSPFDFTAVDFLEKMDVPAYKIASFEINDIPLLEYVASKGKPVIISTGIAHLDDIELAVETIRKAGNEQIIMLKCTSAYPARPEEANLLTMPDMASRFGVLTGVSDHTEGSLVPVVSVSLGAKVIEKHFILDRKLGGPDAAFSMEPAEFKRMVQDVRSAEASLGKADYLLTEKAEKNRIFSRSLFIAEDVKKGEVITPRNLRSVRPSNGLHTKHYKDLLGKKAAKDLRKGTPASLELFAD; from the coding sequence ATGAGCAAAATCATAAACATAGGCGGACATATAATATCGGAGAAAAGCCCGGCGTTCATAATGGCGGAGCTTTCCTGCAACCATCTCCAGAACTACGCGCTTGCGGAAAAAACTATCATCGCCATGAAAGAATCCGGAGCGGACGCCGTTAAGCTTCAGACCTACACGCCGGATACCATCACGCTTAAGTGCTCGGATGATATTTTCCGAATATCTCACGGAACACTATGGGATTCAAAGACCTTTTACGAGCTCTACGGCGAAGCGTACACCCCTTGGGAATGGCAGCCCAAGCTGAAAAAGCTTGCTGACGATCTGGGGATGGTGTGCTTTTCAAGCCCGTTTGATTTCACAGCGGTGGATTTTCTTGAGAAGATGGATGTTCCGGCGTATAAAATAGCGTCCTTTGAGATAAATGATATTCCCCTTCTGGAATATGTCGCCTCAAAAGGCAAGCCCGTTATAATCTCCACAGGTATTGCGCATCTTGACGACATAGAGCTTGCTGTCGAAACCATACGTAAAGCCGGCAACGAACAGATAATAATGCTTAAATGCACCAGCGCATATCCCGCCAGACCCGAAGAGGCAAACCTGCTCACCATGCCGGACATGGCTTCCCGCTTCGGTGTGCTCACCGGAGTCAGCGACCATACGGAAGGTTCCCTTGTGCCGGTGGTATCTGTGAGCCTCGGGGCAAAGGTGATAGAAAAGCACTTCATACTCGACAGAAAACTCGGGGGACCGGACGCAGCCTTCTCAATGGAGCCCGCTGAGTTTAAGAGGATGGTGCAGGATGTCCGCTCCGCTGAGGCTTCCCTTGGCAAAGCGGATTACCTTCTCACTGAGAAGGCGGAAAAAAACCGCATATTCTCCCGCTCGCTCTTCATAGCTGAGGATGTGAAAAAGGGTGAGGTAATAACTCCCCGCAACCTGCGCTCCGTGAGACCCTCAAACGGTCTGCACACCAAGCATTACAAGGATCTTCTGGGAAAAAAAGCGGCAAAGGATCTCAGGAAAGGCACCCCCGCTTCGTTAGAGCTTTTTGCCGACTGA
- a CDS encoding formyltransferase family protein: protein MKVAVLTNNEISKPLIDWLKESGENVETVSEKIDLLSLERIKPDLLVSYCYKYIIKEDIIKAMNDGIINLHISYLPWNKGADPNIWSFLENTPKGITIHKIDEGLDTGEILVQEELVFNEAEETLASSYAKLHEAMLDMFKANWKYLREKRIIPARQKKGGSAHKSADLDKYRHIISEKGYGIPVKEFKRLCAEIK, encoded by the coding sequence GTGAAGGTTGCCGTTCTTACAAATAATGAGATTTCAAAACCCCTGATCGACTGGCTGAAGGAATCCGGTGAAAATGTTGAAACTGTAAGCGAGAAGATCGACCTTCTCTCGCTTGAGAGAATAAAGCCGGATCTGCTGGTAAGTTACTGCTACAAATACATAATTAAGGAAGATATTATAAAAGCCATGAATGACGGCATAATAAATCTGCACATATCGTATCTGCCGTGGAACAAAGGCGCCGACCCGAATATATGGAGCTTTCTGGAGAATACCCCGAAAGGGATTACAATCCACAAAATTGACGAAGGGCTTGATACAGGTGAAATTCTGGTTCAGGAAGAGCTCGTTTTCAATGAAGCGGAGGAGACTCTGGCAAGCTCATACGCCAAACTCCACGAAGCTATGCTTGATATGTTTAAGGCGAACTGGAAATACCTGCGTGAAAAGAGAATAATCCCCGCCAGACAAAAAAAGGGAGGCTCTGCGCATAAGTCCGCCGATCTTGATAAGTACAGGCATATTATATCTGAGAAAGGGTACGGCATTCCTGTGAAGGAGTTTAAAAGACTCTGCGCGGAGATAAAATGA